A region from the Oncorhynchus tshawytscha isolate Ot180627B linkage group LG26, Otsh_v2.0, whole genome shotgun sequence genome encodes:
- the LOC112224928 gene encoding high-affinity lysophosphatidic acid receptor-like: MEFCNGSLLARCAPLMEPDEEEGVVISPPPSPPGVGTTSPFMPVTLRVTLAAIMIFMITIGFLGNAIVCLIVYQKPAMRSAINLLLATLAFSDIMLSLLCMPFTAVTMVTADWHFGGGFCRASVMLYWLFVLEGVYILLIISVDRFLIIVQRQDKLTPHRAKLLIVASWALSLCVALPSVIGWRAGTAGVTGIGEAWAPQCVLGYSESLSDRSYTVLLVVAVFFVPFGIMLYSYLCILNTVRRNALRIHNHTYDQASLPALNQVSKLGLTGLQRPPQVNVDMSFKTRAFTTILILYIGFSVCWLPHTVVSLLAVFSQRFYFSPAFYPVSVGALWLSYLKTVFNPVIYCWRIRKFREACLEFMPKRCRLCPRLPGRSRRRVRPSNIYVCSEIQSAV, from the coding sequence ATGGAGTTTTGCAACGGCAGCCTGCTGGCTAGGTGTGCCCCCCTGATGGAGCCGGATGAGGAGGAAGGGGTGGTGATTTCACCACCGCCGTCGCCGCCAGGGGTTGGGACTACTAGTCCTTTCATGCCTGTCACCCTGCGTGTGACGCTGGCCGCCATCATGATCTTCATGATCACCATTGGTTTCCTGGGAAACGCTATCGTTTGTCTGATCGTCTACCAGAAGCCCGCCATGCGTTCCGCCATCAACCTGCTCCTCGCCACACTGGCGTTCTCTGACATCATGCTCTCGCTGCTCTGCATGCCCTTCACTGCCGTTACCATGGTTACGGCCGACTGGCACTTCGGGGGAGGGTTCTGCCGTGCTTCCGTTATGCTCTACTGGCTCTTCGTCCTGGAAGGCGTGtacatcctcctcatcatcagtGTAGACCGCTTCCTAATCATCGTTCAGAGGCAGGATAAGCTGACACCGCACCGCGCCAAGCTGCTCATTGTCGCTTCCTGGGCGCTGTCCCTCTGCGTGGCGCTCCCGTCTGTGATCGGCTGGCGGGCGGGCACGGCGGGTGTGACGGGCATTGGGGAGGCCTGGGCGCCACAGTGCGTGCTGGGCTACAGTGAGTCGCTGTCCGACCGCAGCTACACGGTGCTGCTGGTGGTGGCTGTGTTCTTTGTGCCGTTCGGCATTATGCTCTACTCCTACCTGTGCATCCTCAACACGGTGCGCCGTAACGCCCTACGCATCCACAACCACACCTACGACCAGGCCAGCCTTCCGGCCCTCAACCAGGTCAGCAAGCTGGGTCTTACCGGCCTGCAACGGCCCCCCCAGGTCAATGTGGACATGAGCTTCAAGACCCGTGCCTTCACCACCATCCTCATCCTCTATATCGGCTTCTCTGTGTGCTGGCTACCCCACACCGTTGTCAGTCTGCTGGCCGTGTTCAGCCAAAGGTTCTACTTCAGCCCGGCTTTTTACCCGGTCAGTGTGGGGGCACTTTGGCTCAGCTACCTGAAGACAGTGTTTAACCCCGTCATCTACTGCTGGAGGATCAGGAAGTTCCGGGAGGCATGTCTGGAATTTATGCCCAAGAGATGCAGGCTGTGTCCCAGGTTGCCGGGCCGGAGCCGCAGGAGGGTGAGGCCCAGTAACATCTACGTGTGCAGCGAGATCCAGTCGGCTGTGTGA
- the LOC112225356 gene encoding four and a half LIM domains protein 2: MTERYDCHYCKESLFGKKYVLREENPYCVKCYESLYSNTCEDCKKPIGCNTRDLSYKDRHWHEECFQCFQCKRSLVDKPFSTKDDQLLCTECYSNEYSSKCHECKKTIMPGSRKMEHKGNSWHETCFTCQRCQQPIGTKSFIPKENQNFCVPCYEKQFAMQCVHCKKPITTGGVTYRDQPWHKDCFLCTGCKQQLSGQRFTSRDDFAYCLNCFCNLYAKKCASCTTPISGLGGSKYISFEERQWHHDCFNCRKCSVSLVGRGFLTERDDILCPECGKDI, encoded by the exons ATGACGGAGCGCTATGATTGCCACTACTGTAAGGAATCCCTGTTTGGTAAGAAGTACGTCCTGAGAGAGGAGAACCCATACTGTGTCAAATGCTATGAGAGCCTGTACTCCAATACCTGTGAGGACTGCAAGAAACCCATCGGCTGCAATACCAGG GACCTGTCCTATAAGGACCGCCACTGGCACGAGGAGTGTTTCCAGTGCTTCCAGTGTAAACGCTCTCTGGTGGACAAGCCCTTCTCCACCAAGGATGACCAGCTACTCTGCACTGAGTGCTACTCCAATGAGTACTCCTCCAAGTGCCACGAGTGCAAGAAGACCATCATGCCTG GCTCCAGGAAGATGGAGCATAAGGGTAACAGCTGGCATGAGACTTGCTTCACCTGCCAGCGTTGCCAGCAGCCCATCGGCACCAAGAGCTTCATCCCCAAGGAGAACCAAAACTTCTGTGTGCCCTGCTACGAGAAACAGTTTGCCATGCAGTGTGTGCATTGCAAGAAA CCAATCACTACTGGTGGGGTGACCTATCGCGACCAGCCCTGGCATAAGGACTGCTTCCTGTGCACCGGCTGCAAGCAGCAGCTGTCAGGCCAGCGGTTCACCTCCCGTGATGACTTTGCATACTGCCTCAACTGTTTCTGCAACCTGTACGCTAAGAAGTGTGCCTCCTGCACCACCCCAATCAGCG gtCTGGGTGGCAGTAAGTACATCTCCTTTGAAGAGCGTCAGTGGCACCATGACTGCTTCAACTGTAGGAAGTGCTCCGTCTCCCTGGTGGGCCGGGGTTTCCTCACCGAGCGCGACGACATCCTGTGCCCCGAGTGTGGAAAAGACATCTGA